From Carya illinoinensis cultivar Pawnee chromosome 5, C.illinoinensisPawnee_v1, whole genome shotgun sequence, one genomic window encodes:
- the LOC122310160 gene encoding protein FAR1-RELATED SEQUENCE 5-like gives MFIVYKVLEDIHSLSVMGEDEDGMPHSCSTSTSHSLMSHSDIVYGNPIVYQRCFDVNMPYPPTSNLVDNRPFHASLELPHYMPYSPSNPKDLRQEAPSSSTVAAAVEFEQNVGSTSPMTDAHFLDVDEMGFDLNDDLEGTTFVQDDEGRVEPPRSGMEFDSLKELTSYYKQYAKLEGFGVRTQRTRKDDDGRPVYVTVGCARGGKYQPKNSNISKPRPTTRTDCKARVNATLSKNDKWVLTTVENVHNHINVSPKKTRLLRSHKFLDEYSQRILDLNDRAGIRMNKNYYSLVVDAGGYENLTFQEKDCRNFIDKARHLRLGKGGGEALNQYFQRMRDQNDGFVSNMDVDDDGRLRNVFWADARSRAAYEYFGDVVTFDTTYLTNRYGMPFAPLVGVNHHGQSILLGAGLISSEDTHTFVWLFKMWLDCMNGRAPKAIITDQDRAMKSAIAIVFPETRHRYCLWHIMRKLPEKLGSHSCFNVGLKTDIQTAVYDSQTRTEFDQSWGELLVKYDLLGNNWLQTLYEERHFWVPAYMKTVFWAGMSTTQRSESMNAFFDGYVHSGTTLKEFVDQFDNALRKKVEVETTADFNSINQTIPCVSHFNIEKQFRMCYTNAKFKEVQKELLGLMCCNCSLVSTQGCILKYDVLDEISTEDHIKTVNFSVFFNEDEVEVKCTCALFETRGILCRHALRVCQLKKINVLPSVYVLDRWRKDLKRRYTLLRTSYDDQRDRSDKRNYELVVKRCSKLATKISSNNAQVSAFLRVVDEFDSKCESSTPEPECGQTTAQPNVDLGKGKKKILSPNVVRGKGRPPSKRKVPPVEKIATKSEKAMTSRKILVDATELGENPGSVQHTFDVGAVSIENDILLQSNSQNEVNCLFALGIP, from the exons ATGTTCATCGTCTATAAAGTCTTGGAAGACATTCATAGTCTTAGTGTGATGGGGGAAGACGAAGATGGAATGCCACATAGTTGCTCGACGTCGACTTCACATTCATTAATGTCGCATTCAGATATTGTTTATGGCAATCCGATCGTCTACCAA CGTTGTTTTGATGTAAATATGCCATATCCTCCGACAAGTAATCTGGTAGACAATCGCCCATTTCATGCTTCATTAGAG TTGCCACATTATATGCCGTACTCGCCGAGTAATCCGAAGGATCTGAGACAAGAGGCGCCCTCATCGTCAACTGTGGCAGCTGCTGTAGAATTTGAACAAAATGTGGGCAGTACATCACCGATGACTGATGCACATTTTCTTGACGTCGATG AAATGGGCTTCGATTTAAATGATGATTTAGAGGGTACCACTTTTGTCCAAGATGATGAGGGTAGAGTTGAACCGCCAAGATCTGGGATGGAATTTGATAGTCTGAAAGAGCTGACTTCCTACTACAAGCAATATGCGAAGCTAGAGGGTTTTGGTGTACGGACACAGAGAACTAGAAAAGATGATGATGGGAGGCCTGTGTATGTCACTGTTGGTTGTGCCCGTGGCGGAAAGTACCAACCTAAGAATAGTAATATCTCGAAGCCACGGCCAACAACCAGAACGGATTGTAAAGCAAGAGTGAATGCGACGTTGAGCAAGAATGATAAGTGGGTTTTGACAACTGTTGAAAATGTGCACAACCATATAAATGTGAGCCCCAAGAAAACAAGACTTTTGCGGTCACACAAGTTTCTTGATGAATACAGTCAGAGGATCCTAGACCTCAATGATCGAGCCGGTATAAGAAtgaacaaaaattattattctcttGTCGTTGATGCGGGTGGTTATGAGAACCTAACTTTTCAAGAGAAAGATTGTCGGAATTTCATTGACAAGGCTAGACATTTGAGGTTGGGTAAAGGCGGTGGCGAAGCCCTTAATCAGTATTTCCAGAGAATGAGAGACCAGAATGATGGTTTCGTATCTAACATGGACGTGGATGATGATGGTAGGTTACGAAATGttttttgggctgatgctcgGAGTAGAGCGGCCTATgaatattttggtgatgtcgTAACTTTCGATACAACCTACCTAACAAATAGATACGGGATGCCTTTTGCACCGTTGGTTGGTGTTAATCATCATGGACAGTCTATATTATTAGGGGCGGGATTGATTTCCTCTGAGGACACACATACTTTTGTGTGGTTGTTTAAAATGTGGTTGGATTGCATGAATGGTCGAGCGCCCAAAGCCATAATAACTGACCAAGATCGGGCAATGAAGAGTGCTATTGCCATTGTATTCCCCGAAACTCGTCATAGGTATTGTCTATGGCATATAATGCGGAAACTTCCAGAAAAGTTAGGATCTCACTCATGCTTCAATGTGGGGTTGAAGACTGACATTCAGACTGCAGTATATGACTCACAGACCAGAACAGAATTTGATCAGAGTTGGGGTGAACTACTTGTGAAGTATGATTTGCTTGGCAATAATTGGCTTCAGACCTTATACGAGGAAAGGCATTTTTGGGTTCCAGCTTACATGAAAACTGTATTTTGGGCTGGTATGAGTACCACTCAAAGGTCggagagcatgaatgcatttttcgACGGGTATGTCCATTCCGGAACCACATTAAAGGAATTCGTCGACCAATTTGATAATGCTCTTAGAAAGAAGGTCGAGGTAGAGACCACTGCTGACTTCAATTCAATCAACCAAACAATTCCTTGCGTGTCTCACTTTAACATTGAGAAACAGTTCCGAATGTGTTATACAAATGCAAAGTTCAAAGAGGTTCAAAAAGAGTTGCTCGGCCTAATGTGTTGTAACTGTTCCTTGGTAAGCACACAAGGGTGCATTCTAAAATACGATGTCTTGGATGAAATCTCTACTGAAGACCACATCAAAACAGTGAATTTCTCAGTTTTCTTTAACGAGGACGAGGTGGAGGTAAAATGCACGTGTGCATTGTTTGAGACGAGGGGGATTTTATGTAGACATGCCCTTAGAGTTTGTCAGCTGAAGAAAATAAACGTGCTACCATCAGTATATGTCTTGGATCGTTGGAGAAAGGACTTAAAGAGGAGATACACATTACTCAGAACTAGTTACGATGACCAGCGGGACAGATCTGACAAACGGAATTATGAGCTTGTGGTCAAGAGGTGTTCAAAATTAGCAACCAAAATTTCCTCAAATAATGCACAAGTTAGTGCATTCTTGCGTGTTGTTGATGAGTTCGACTCAAAATGTGAAAGTTCAACACCAGAGCCGGAGTGTGGACAAACGACTGCGCAACCAAATGTGGACTTGgggaaagggaagaagaagatattaAGTCCTAACGTGGTCCGGGGGAAAGGCAGACCCCCAAGTAAGAGGAAGGTTCCACCCGTAGAAAAGATTGCAACAAAGAGTGAAAAAGCaatg